In Polynucleobacter arcticus, the following proteins share a genomic window:
- a CDS encoding HD domain-containing protein, which produces MDKMHFTSMDQGTVADFEKLKKVHEHTLAVLPDQLFALLENLSKDTAYNITRKEHCLQTATRALRDGKDEEYIVVALFHDITEPLGPFNHGEVIASILHPFISRNNYWMLVQHGLFQTYFYGDKIGLDPNARDQYKSDPAYEQTVEFCAKYDEISFDPNYKSEPLSTFDPMVRRVLTKQWVAP; this is translated from the coding sequence ATGGATAAAATGCATTTCACCAGCATGGATCAAGGAACGGTTGCTGATTTCGAAAAGCTGAAAAAAGTGCATGAACATACATTAGCTGTTTTGCCAGATCAGCTCTTCGCACTTCTGGAGAATCTTTCTAAAGATACTGCCTACAATATCACTAGGAAAGAGCACTGTTTGCAGACCGCTACTAGAGCCTTGCGTGACGGTAAAGACGAAGAGTATATTGTCGTGGCACTATTCCACGATATTACTGAACCATTAGGACCCTTTAATCATGGGGAGGTAATTGCCTCAATTTTGCATCCTTTTATCTCAAGAAATAACTACTGGATGTTGGTTCAGCATGGTTTATTCCAGACATATTTTTACGGTGACAAAATTGGCCTTGACCCTAATGCACGTGATCAATACAAATCTGATCCTGCCTATGAGCAAACCGTAGAGTTTTGTGCCAAGTACGATGAAATCTCTTTTGATCCCAATTACAAAAGTGAACCTCTATCTACCTTTGATCCAATGGTGAGAAGGGTCCTCACAAAACAATGGGTTGCTCCATAA
- a CDS encoding thiamine pyrophosphate-dependent enzyme, with protein MNDVKQVTVGSYLGQRLVEAGLKYFFTVPGDFTLVLLDQLIATPGLRMISCCNELNAGYAADGYARTAGFSAAVVTYTVGGLSLINAVAGAYGDDLSLLAVSGGPNSNDQQDHHRIHHTIGELDLYQAERCFATVVAAVFNIRHLDDAARMIDEAIVTCLTKKKPVYLEIACNLTGLKIPAPTSMLFPIPAAKSDPGALAAAVDAAVQRINAAVKPALVVGVKVRPAQAGNASLGLANAMDCAVATTPDAKGIFSEDHPHFIGTYWSEVSSPNCSEIIESSDCQVLIGVQQTDYTTTGWTALYKMDSAINIGIDQVSMPEGVFSQVYMAEFLEALAVKVSKKDASMLEFQRYQEPIAPVAIAATADVLNLRELKRQIQGMINSETSLLVDTGDSWFNGQKIHLPKGASYHVQMQYGSIGWSAGATLGVALASKPDRRVITLIGDGSFQMTAQELSTMIRYQVNPIIFLMNNGGYTIEVELHDGPYNQIKNWDYAGLINVFNANDGKGLGIKVRTAGDLTAAINQAIKHEGGPVLIECPLLRDDCSKELAEWGSHVSKANARV; from the coding sequence ATGAATGATGTGAAGCAGGTCACAGTTGGCTCATATCTTGGTCAGCGTCTGGTCGAGGCTGGACTAAAATATTTCTTTACCGTTCCGGGCGACTTTACCTTGGTCTTGCTAGATCAACTAATAGCGACACCTGGTCTTCGAATGATTAGTTGTTGTAATGAACTCAATGCGGGATATGCCGCTGATGGCTATGCACGGACTGCCGGATTTTCTGCGGCAGTTGTGACTTACACCGTTGGCGGTCTTAGTTTGATCAATGCTGTGGCAGGAGCTTATGGGGATGATCTTTCTTTGTTAGCCGTATCAGGTGGTCCTAACTCAAACGATCAGCAAGACCATCACAGAATTCATCATACGATTGGGGAACTAGATCTCTATCAAGCTGAGCGGTGCTTTGCCACTGTAGTAGCGGCTGTTTTTAATATTCGCCATCTAGATGATGCGGCCAGAATGATCGATGAAGCAATTGTCACTTGTTTGACTAAGAAAAAGCCAGTTTATTTAGAAATAGCTTGCAACCTCACTGGACTTAAAATTCCGGCGCCTACTTCAATGCTGTTCCCAATCCCTGCTGCTAAAAGCGATCCAGGCGCCTTAGCTGCTGCGGTAGATGCTGCTGTACAGCGTATCAATGCTGCTGTTAAGCCAGCATTGGTCGTCGGGGTCAAAGTACGACCTGCTCAGGCAGGTAATGCAAGCTTGGGCTTAGCGAATGCGATGGATTGTGCCGTAGCCACCACCCCAGATGCTAAGGGAATTTTTTCAGAAGATCACCCTCATTTCATCGGAACATACTGGTCTGAGGTCAGCAGTCCTAATTGCTCAGAAATCATTGAGTCAAGCGATTGCCAGGTGTTGATTGGGGTGCAACAAACGGATTACACAACCACTGGATGGACGGCGCTCTATAAGATGGACAGTGCAATTAATATTGGGATTGACCAAGTCAGCATGCCTGAGGGTGTCTTTTCTCAGGTTTATATGGCTGAATTTTTAGAGGCGTTAGCAGTAAAAGTATCTAAAAAAGATGCCTCAATGTTGGAGTTTCAGCGTTATCAAGAACCCATTGCTCCAGTGGCTATTGCAGCAACAGCCGATGTCTTGAACTTGCGAGAGTTAAAAAGGCAAATACAGGGCATGATTAACTCGGAGACGAGCCTATTGGTGGATACCGGTGATTCTTGGTTTAATGGCCAAAAAATACATTTACCTAAAGGTGCAAGCTATCACGTACAAATGCAATATGGTTCCATTGGTTGGTCCGCTGGGGCAACCTTGGGTGTAGCCTTAGCAAGCAAGCCTGACAGGAGAGTCATTACGTTGATAGGCGATGGCTCTTTTCAGATGACGGCACAAGAGCTATCAACAATGATTCGCTATCAAGTCAACCCGATTATTTTTCTGATGAACAATGGTGGATATACCATTGAGGTAGAGCTGCATGACGGCCCTTATAACCAGATTAAAAATTGGGATTATGCGGGCTTAATCAATGTCTTTAATGCGAATGATGGTAAGGGTCTTGGAATTAAGGTACGGACAGCAGGTGATCTGACTGCCGCGATTAACCAAGCTATCAAGCATGAGGGAGGCCCTGTTTTAATTGAGTGTCCACTGTTACGTGATGACTGTTCTAAAGAGTTAGCGGAATGGGGAAGTCATGTATCAAAGGCAAATGCCAGAGTGTAG
- a CDS encoding sterol desaturase family protein — protein sequence MEWFLSTEHWYKLIFQEGYAAGRAAFALIIFAMLIEVIAYRTQKKAYPWEEARVSLALMLGHLLAGAAVHGIIFGFFAYTVYHYRLFTLTVDMNHWYMGVLLFVLCDFAYYVMHRASHSVNLLWASHAVHHSAQRMIVLASIRLTWFPVISGVFLFYLPIVWLGFTPEWVYGMVSASLAYQFAVHTELVPRLGWLDYVFDTPSNHRVHHGTNDIYINKNYGGILMIWDHIFGTYQVELADNKPQFGLTPALPRPSNVFDIALGQFRNIAKGLVNTSNWKSRINILFGPP from the coding sequence ATGGAATGGTTTTTAAGTACAGAGCATTGGTATAAGTTAATTTTTCAAGAAGGTTATGCAGCAGGCAGGGCGGCTTTTGCATTGATCATTTTCGCAATGCTCATTGAAGTCATTGCTTATCGAACTCAAAAAAAGGCATACCCTTGGGAAGAGGCTCGTGTTAGTTTGGCGCTGATGTTAGGTCACTTGCTTGCTGGCGCTGCAGTTCATGGAATCATCTTTGGATTTTTTGCTTACACCGTATATCACTATCGATTATTTACATTAACAGTAGATATGAATCATTGGTATATGGGAGTACTTCTATTTGTACTATGTGATTTTGCCTATTATGTGATGCATAGGGCTAGTCATTCTGTAAATTTACTGTGGGCCTCTCACGCGGTTCATCATTCCGCCCAAAGAATGATTGTTTTAGCATCTATTAGATTGACTTGGTTTCCGGTGATATCGGGTGTTTTTCTATTCTATTTACCAATCGTATGGTTAGGCTTTACACCTGAATGGGTATATGGAATGGTAAGCGCATCTTTAGCCTATCAGTTTGCTGTCCATACAGAATTGGTCCCACGCTTAGGATGGCTTGATTATGTCTTTGACACGCCGTCAAATCACCGAGTGCATCATGGCACTAATGATATTTATATCAATAAGAATTACGGTGGAATTTTGATGATTTGGGATCATATCTTTGGCACATATCAAGTTGAGCTTGCCGATAATAAACCCCAATTTGGACTAACTCCCGCGCTGCCAAGACCCTCTAACGTGTTCGATATTGCTTTAGGACAATTCCGGAACATAGCCAAAGGCCTCGTTAATACTTCAAACTGGAAGTCACGTATCAATATTCTTTTTGGACCGCCTTAG
- a CDS encoding LuxR C-terminal-related transcriptional regulator, with translation MGISLSTVKEYKSEVMYKLRLRSLVELIALSTNF, from the coding sequence TTGGGTATCTCACTATCAACTGTAAAAGAATACAAATCCGAGGTTATGTATAAATTGCGATTACGCTCTCTGGTAGAGTTGATTGCGCTGTCCACTAATTTCTAG
- the cas9 gene encoding type II CRISPR RNA-guided endonuclease Cas9 (Cas9, originally named Csn1, is the large, multifunctional signature protein of type II CRISPR/Cas systems. It is well known even to general audiences because its RNA-guided endonuclease activity has made it a popular tool for custom editing of eukaryotic genomes.) — MLPKLRYRLALDLGTSSIGWCLLKINPDYQPQAIIKMGVRIFSDGRNPKDGSSLAVTRREARQMRRRRDRLLKRKARLIDSLIKHGFFPKSPEERHASVTLDPYLLRRKGLYETLSASEFARALFHLNQRRGFLSNRKTDKKDNDSGALKQAIIKLRKKLEEEQCQTLGEWLAKRHEQGLSVRARLRGKTQKDKAYDFYADRAMIEHEFDTLWEKQRVFNAMLFNEAARLELKDVLLFQRNLKPVRPGRCTLIPEEERAPLALPSTQLFRIYQEVNNLRILSEQLAEAELSKGQRDQIVSLLNLKSRVTFKGISKALKLSSGSSFNLEDVKREFLKGNSTTAILSKDDLFGDSWHELNLLEQDTIVSRLLNDPSEQKVIAWLMNKFTLDESTAERIANASLPEGYGSLSKAALDKILPQLMGEVVTYDKAVVAAGFDSHSALSHSQSTGEIMESLPYYGDPLRRHVAFAKDNPRNNEERFGKIANPTVHIGLNELRKVVNALIKRYGHPSEVIVEVTRDLKLSREKKKEIERDQKDRQDFNEKLVIEACGVLNLNPDNLDRSKRRELSQKMQLWYELNPHDVTNRCCPYTGEQLNISKLLSSEVEIEHILPYSRTLDDSLNNKTVCISRANRIKGNDTPYEAFGAKTEPGYDYESIVHRASLMSKNKGKRFTEDGYQRWLKEDKDFLARALNDTAYLSKIAKEYLSLICPPNRVRAIPGRMTALLRGTFGLNQLLSSDSSKNRDDHRHHALDAAVIGVTDQGLLQRFSQASANARSMQLDRLVENMPLPWDTYREHVERGLSNIVVSHKPDHGYRGAMHEETAWGLRSDGVATRRIHEEGSDHRIREFANKKLVEISSTKNPDRHGLDSNGEPAPYKGYVGGSNYCLEICRDETGKWHGDVISTYEAYQVIRKLGEAEGAKKLSHSTLSQTDKPLVMRLMMNDYLRIKIDGISKIMRVVKIAGNGQISLALHREANVDARNRDKLNTFSYISKMAGSLKTAEGYKITVSPIGEVSSQFR, encoded by the coding sequence ATGCTACCTAAATTAAGATATAGACTGGCATTAGATCTCGGCACCAGCTCGATTGGCTGGTGCCTACTAAAAATTAATCCAGATTACCAACCCCAAGCCATTATCAAAATGGGTGTTCGGATATTCTCTGATGGCAGAAACCCTAAAGACGGGTCTTCCTTGGCAGTTACTAGACGTGAAGCAAGGCAAATGCGTAGAAGACGAGATCGACTTCTAAAGCGTAAAGCCCGCTTAATTGATTCACTTATTAAACATGGGTTCTTTCCAAAATCTCCTGAAGAACGTCATGCTAGTGTGACCTTAGACCCCTATTTGTTACGTAGAAAAGGGTTGTATGAGACTCTTTCTGCCAGTGAATTTGCCAGAGCCCTCTTCCATCTTAATCAGCGCCGTGGCTTTTTAAGTAATCGCAAGACCGACAAAAAAGATAATGATAGCGGCGCTCTTAAACAGGCCATCATCAAATTACGTAAAAAATTAGAGGAAGAGCAATGCCAGACTTTGGGTGAATGGCTGGCTAAACGTCATGAACAAGGGCTAAGTGTCAGAGCTAGATTGCGCGGTAAAACCCAAAAAGATAAGGCATACGACTTTTATGCTGACCGCGCCATGATTGAGCATGAGTTCGATACCCTTTGGGAAAAACAAAGAGTATTCAATGCCATGTTATTTAATGAAGCTGCAAGATTAGAACTAAAGGATGTACTACTATTCCAACGCAATCTAAAGCCTGTGAGACCTGGCCGCTGCACATTAATACCTGAAGAAGAGCGTGCTCCCCTCGCCTTACCAAGCACGCAGTTATTTAGAATTTATCAAGAGGTAAACAACCTCCGGATTCTGTCTGAACAGTTGGCGGAGGCTGAGTTAAGTAAGGGACAAAGAGATCAGATTGTTTCATTACTCAATCTAAAGAGCCGGGTTACCTTCAAAGGAATATCTAAGGCGCTTAAACTTTCGTCTGGATCTTCATTTAACCTTGAAGATGTCAAGCGGGAATTCCTAAAAGGTAATAGCACCACGGCAATTTTGTCAAAAGATGATCTTTTTGGTGATTCTTGGCATGAATTGAATCTTTTAGAGCAGGATACAATAGTTAGCCGACTTTTAAACGACCCTAGCGAACAGAAAGTTATCGCTTGGTTAATGAATAAATTTACTTTAGACGAATCCACAGCAGAAAGAATTGCTAATGCCTCTTTACCCGAGGGCTACGGAAGCCTTAGTAAGGCTGCACTAGACAAAATCCTTCCTCAATTAATGGGCGAAGTTGTTACTTATGACAAGGCAGTGGTAGCAGCTGGCTTTGACTCTCATAGCGCCCTTTCACATTCCCAGTCAACCGGTGAAATTATGGAGTCTTTGCCATATTACGGCGATCCATTGCGTCGGCATGTCGCTTTTGCCAAAGATAACCCTCGCAATAATGAGGAGCGCTTTGGAAAAATTGCCAATCCAACTGTACATATTGGGTTAAATGAACTTCGTAAAGTTGTTAATGCCTTAATTAAGCGATATGGACATCCGAGCGAAGTAATCGTTGAGGTCACCAGAGATTTAAAGCTCAGCCGAGAAAAGAAGAAAGAGATTGAGCGCGATCAAAAAGACAGGCAAGACTTTAATGAAAAATTAGTTATCGAAGCGTGTGGCGTTTTAAATCTAAACCCCGATAATTTGGATCGCTCGAAGCGAAGAGAGTTATCGCAAAAAATGCAACTCTGGTATGAGCTGAACCCTCATGATGTTACTAATCGGTGCTGTCCATACACGGGCGAGCAATTAAACATCTCAAAACTACTGTCTAGCGAAGTGGAGATTGAGCATATTCTGCCGTACTCGAGAACATTGGATGATTCGCTAAATAATAAAACAGTCTGTATCAGTCGCGCCAACCGAATTAAGGGTAACGATACGCCCTATGAGGCTTTTGGTGCTAAGACAGAGCCAGGTTATGACTATGAGTCAATAGTGCATCGAGCTTCACTCATGTCTAAAAATAAGGGGAAGCGCTTTACTGAAGATGGGTACCAGCGCTGGCTAAAAGAAGATAAGGATTTTCTAGCTAGAGCATTAAACGATACAGCTTACTTATCCAAAATAGCTAAGGAGTACTTATCGCTTATTTGCCCACCAAACCGGGTCAGAGCCATTCCAGGGAGAATGACTGCCCTGCTTAGAGGAACATTCGGCTTGAACCAATTACTCTCTAGCGATAGCTCTAAAAACCGTGACGACCACCGTCACCATGCGTTAGATGCCGCAGTGATAGGTGTTACTGACCAAGGTCTATTACAACGGTTTTCGCAAGCCAGTGCCAATGCAAGAAGTATGCAGTTGGATAGACTTGTCGAAAATATGCCTCTACCTTGGGATACCTATAGAGAGCATGTTGAAAGAGGACTCTCGAACATTGTTGTTAGCCATAAACCCGATCACGGTTACCGGGGGGCTATGCATGAAGAGACTGCTTGGGGTCTTCGGAGCGATGGCGTGGCCACCAGAAGAATTCATGAAGAAGGTAGCGATCATCGAATTCGTGAATTTGCTAATAAAAAATTAGTAGAAATTAGCAGTACTAAAAATCCAGATAGGCATGGCCTTGATAGTAATGGAGAACCTGCCCCATATAAAGGCTATGTAGGTGGTAGCAATTATTGTTTAGAAATATGCCGAGATGAGACAGGCAAATGGCATGGAGACGTTATTAGTACTTATGAAGCCTACCAAGTGATTCGCAAACTAGGCGAAGCGGAAGGTGCAAAAAAATTAAGCCACTCAACCTTAAGTCAAACAGATAAGCCACTGGTAATGCGCTTGATGATGAATGACTATTTAAGGATAAAAATCGATGGCATCAGTAAGATAATGCGTGTAGTAAAGATCGCGGGAAATGGACAGATTTCCTTGGCGCTACATCGAGAGGCTAATGTTGACGCCAGAAACAGGGATAAATTAAATACTTTTAGCTATATCTCTAAAATGGCTGGCTCATTGAAGACTGCGGAAGGTTATAAGATTACCGTTTCTCCGATTGGTGAAGTAAGTAGCCAATTCCGTTAG
- the cas1 gene encoding type II CRISPR-associated endonuclease Cas1: MVIESTGVERRELGRIPLDDIGAVIANAHGLSYTNNLLVALAERGAPFVLCGSNHNVVGMLFSVDGNHHQAKRFDAQIRISKPIRDRLWADVIKSKLAWQAAVLERVGSPSAPLKSLVGKVKSGDFENIEAQGARRYWTLLFGPSFRRNQEAQGANAMLNYGYTVLRAMTARAVVAAGLHPTLGLHHSNESNPMRLVDDLMEPFRPVIDFKVWQLCQKGKMEINAIVKREIVLTMFVDIETKDGISPLSVCIQKAATSLAQIYLGEEKKLYLPTIFPSIEEFMGDDEP; this comes from the coding sequence ATGGTTATTGAAAGTACAGGTGTCGAGCGAAGGGAATTAGGCCGGATCCCTTTAGATGATATTGGGGCAGTAATTGCAAATGCACACGGCTTAAGTTACACAAATAATTTGCTAGTTGCTTTGGCTGAGCGTGGAGCACCATTTGTTTTATGCGGGTCAAACCATAATGTTGTTGGGATGCTATTTTCTGTGGACGGAAATCATCACCAAGCCAAACGCTTTGACGCGCAAATTAGAATTAGTAAGCCGATTAGAGATAGGCTATGGGCTGATGTTATTAAGTCAAAATTAGCCTGGCAAGCCGCCGTTTTAGAACGGGTCGGCTCACCTTCTGCACCCCTAAAATCCTTAGTCGGAAAAGTAAAATCTGGAGATTTTGAAAATATCGAGGCTCAGGGTGCAAGGCGCTACTGGACTCTTTTATTTGGCCCTTCTTTTAGGCGAAATCAGGAGGCTCAAGGCGCTAATGCGATGTTGAATTATGGATATACAGTATTAAGAGCTATGACCGCGCGTGCTGTGGTCGCTGCCGGCTTGCATCCTACACTTGGCCTTCACCATAGCAATGAAAGCAATCCAATGAGGCTGGTAGATGATTTAATGGAGCCCTTTAGGCCAGTCATTGATTTTAAAGTTTGGCAATTATGTCAAAAAGGCAAGATGGAGATTAATGCTATCGTCAAAAGAGAAATTGTGTTGACAATGTTTGTAGATATTGAAACGAAAGATGGTATTTCTCCATTATCGGTTTGTATTCAAAAAGCCGCGACATCACTTGCGCAAATATATTTAGGCGAAGAAAAAAAGCTTTACTTACCCACTATATTTCCTTCTATAGAGGAATTTATGGGCGACGATGAACCCTAA
- a CDS encoding DUF4239 domain-containing protein: MLTILLTLLLVLATFLAGSLIIFFVVQKYLSFLTIDDTSHATIFSFAIGTIFGLTLAFITVSTWQNYNRINSIVVQEATTLTTIYRTLDAFQPPLQEKSTKLLTGYVQNVIAKEWPLMAQSQFDDQYFADFHQFQLLMLRHIPMNNTELIAQQEELRLISEYYKLRLERITSSKADLDYSMLLTLCLGAFVYIFYQSLYAMPQRRHHILMISLLATSLGLIFFLILSYNTPFSGSNAIQPVEFNKILELWKSDLVQPANI; encoded by the coding sequence ATGCTAACAATACTATTAACTCTTTTACTTGTTCTTGCAACTTTTCTTGCCGGTTCACTCATCATATTTTTTGTAGTTCAAAAATATCTTTCATTTTTAACAATCGATGATACTAGCCATGCAACTATTTTTTCATTTGCGATAGGCACCATCTTTGGACTGACCTTAGCTTTCATCACTGTTTCGACCTGGCAAAATTACAATCGTATTAATTCAATTGTCGTGCAGGAGGCTACAACCCTCACTACCATTTATAGGACCTTAGATGCATTTCAGCCTCCACTTCAGGAGAAAAGCACCAAACTCTTAACGGGCTATGTTCAGAATGTCATTGCAAAAGAGTGGCCGCTGATGGCCCAAAGTCAATTTGATGATCAATATTTTGCTGATTTTCATCAATTCCAATTACTTATGCTGCGACACATTCCGATGAATAACACCGAGTTAATTGCCCAGCAAGAAGAGTTAAGATTAATATCCGAATACTACAAGCTGCGTTTAGAGCGTATTACTAGTTCTAAAGCAGACTTAGATTATTCAATGCTTTTGACTTTATGCTTGGGTGCATTTGTTTATATTTTTTATCAGTCTCTATATGCAATGCCTCAACGGCGTCATCATATATTGATGATCTCATTGCTGGCTACTTCACTAGGATTAATTTTCTTTCTCATCTTAAGCTACAACACGCCATTCTCTGGTTCAAATGCTATTCAACCGGTCGAGTTCAATAAAATCCTGGAGCTATGGAAGAGCGATTTAGTACAGCCGGCGAATATTTGA
- the cas2 gene encoding CRISPR-associated endonuclease Cas2, whose amino-acid sequence MFDLPVVEKSERKAASDFRNGLLDIGFEMAQFSVYMRFCSSTGQVETLANRVEASLPEGGKVSVLQFTDKQYERIISFNGKSKLSKNKSPDQYDLF is encoded by the coding sequence ATGTTTGATTTACCAGTAGTTGAAAAGAGTGAGCGTAAAGCTGCATCTGATTTTAGAAATGGGCTGCTGGATATTGGTTTTGAAATGGCTCAGTTTTCTGTATACATGCGATTTTGTTCCAGCACTGGACAAGTAGAGACTCTCGCCAATAGGGTTGAGGCATCTCTACCAGAGGGTGGCAAAGTAAGTGTTTTACAATTTACCGACAAACAATATGAAAGGATTATCTCTTTCAATGGTAAGTCTAAATTATCTAAAAATAAGTCCCCAGATCAGTATGATTTGTTCTAA